One window of Nostoc sp. NIES-3756 genomic DNA carries:
- a CDS encoding plasmid replication protein, CyRepA1 family codes for MSNNQYPTVGIGDQLLSKEIEYPNNLTAAEYHELAVGSAIHLSLIERNFSHIEGETVYEYLFISRDIPRKNAGRVTDGFLKAYLHLLAGGMWISGLDPQRNWQPMEWGRFKPCNPRIDWEKGKPVKYESPPKTANRVTYFDVPDCIWGLVARRYNIKRYHSSLSRRLQDKLRALIFWEWVIAHPEIPVILCEGEKKAACLLGLGFVAIALPGIWNGRVGRSDFDERLHPDLLPLAQPGRKFQILFDHETKLKTRWSVYQATVRTGQAIEQAGCICEVVQLPGPEKGVDDFVVARGEDANALLTAIAHDALSLKDYQQSFLVKHRGLRKYKADLVVNERYLTQALVVEDELAEAQQPPPVESIVQLEPQEDDDLQQLLLELFPQTPQTKLKTLPQSPPQTQTETQTNAPVGKKRKLLLPKSGLVGIKSGMGTGKTELMAWWREIYPQQRFLNNGHRVNLLKNLAGRLKTLMYSEVGHVGMAKAIALSITIDSLYKLNTEALTYGCIFIDEACQYLTHLLLSKTCKEHRALILETLHHIVYNAPLVIIADAHLDDVTIDFFRAMRPEGEQPYIIENQWQNGDRTIYWYEGENSSALVAKISAAVMTGQKVMVVSDSKRFIKKLEKSLLTLQTVVESDASPGVDINPISNSPPPQRRSNLRVWSIHSDNSGSEENVAFIKDITNAIKNIDVLLTSPSLGTGVDISQYHFDAVFGVFHGVSQTATECAQQLWRYRPKVPLHVWVAPKPPFGYLDTNPTKIKERLLQTNEITAFLLRIDRETGKRGAEKDWALEAYCKIKSARHQSINNLRSDLRELLKQMGNQIVSVGDELDAPAWELLKTAADALDSAHHQAVARANNISKSEYRARQSKDYLSPEEVYECEKFRIHDSYGMEVTPELVEQDNGGRLVGAIASLEAILSPPDSTIDDNGKQYPIPPDFVTNKDRAERDKLPFCMDWGNYSARWLARFNLGLHHILTRLVASEEIKADDAHLLNMSAIAVDCAAHIKAILGFTIPPNCQPIWLLGILLDQLGLKLTYRKQGPRGQQVKLFSLSKKELDFALQVITHRQAKRAENQAKYDIPSSEAVVFTPPINGIGNSPYEPGATTALEQGSRGAGEDLPPDRTTILHGVEMLRSSIFLGLEAVKGILRRWGADLRWLVVLELEKVAAVELRSLEAAEPEFYSLLSEDVLPMEFGQI; via the coding sequence GTGTCTAATAACCAATACCCAACTGTGGGTATTGGGGATCAATTGCTGTCAAAAGAAATTGAATACCCCAACAATCTCACTGCCGCAGAGTACCACGAGCTGGCGGTGGGAAGCGCTATTCATTTATCATTGATTGAGCGCAACTTTTCACATATAGAAGGTGAAACAGTTTATGAGTATCTGTTCATCTCAAGAGATATTCCGCGTAAAAATGCGGGTCGAGTAACAGATGGATTCTTAAAAGCATATCTGCACCTACTAGCAGGGGGGATGTGGATATCCGGACTAGACCCCCAACGCAACTGGCAGCCGATGGAGTGGGGACGGTTCAAACCCTGCAACCCTCGTATTGATTGGGAAAAAGGCAAGCCAGTTAAGTACGAATCGCCACCCAAAACAGCCAACCGAGTAACATATTTTGATGTACCTGATTGCATTTGGGGGCTAGTGGCACGAAGGTACAACATCAAGCGATACCATTCATCTTTGTCCCGGCGTTTACAAGATAAACTCCGCGCACTCATATTCTGGGAGTGGGTAATCGCTCATCCCGAAATCCCCGTCATACTTTGCGAAGGTGAAAAGAAAGCGGCCTGTCTACTGGGCTTAGGGTTTGTAGCGATCGCACTCCCCGGTATTTGGAACGGACGGGTAGGACGCTCTGACTTTGACGAGAGACTACACCCAGACTTGCTACCACTAGCGCAACCAGGGCGGAAATTTCAAATTCTTTTCGACCACGAGACAAAGTTGAAAACCCGTTGGTCGGTTTATCAGGCCACAGTTCGCACGGGTCAGGCAATTGAACAGGCAGGATGTATATGTGAAGTAGTGCAACTGCCAGGGCCAGAGAAAGGCGTGGATGATTTCGTGGTGGCACGGGGGGAAGATGCCAATGCACTGCTAACGGCGATCGCTCATGATGCGCTATCGCTCAAAGACTATCAGCAATCATTCTTAGTGAAACACCGGGGGCTAAGGAAGTACAAAGCGGATCTGGTTGTCAATGAACGCTACCTAACTCAAGCACTTGTAGTTGAGGATGAACTAGCCGAAGCACAGCAGCCACCGCCAGTTGAAAGTATAGTCCAGCTTGAGCCACAAGAGGATGATGATTTACAACAACTATTATTAGAACTTTTCCCCCAAACTCCGCAGACAAAACTCAAAACACTACCCCAATCTCCCCCACAAACCCAAACCGAAACTCAAACTAACGCTCCTGTTGGCAAAAAGCGGAAATTACTACTACCAAAATCAGGATTAGTCGGGATCAAAAGCGGGATGGGGACTGGCAAAACCGAGTTAATGGCTTGGTGGCGCGAGATTTATCCCCAACAACGATTTCTCAACAATGGGCATCGTGTAAATTTACTCAAGAATTTAGCAGGGCGATTGAAAACTCTCATGTATTCTGAAGTCGGTCATGTTGGTATGGCTAAGGCGATTGCACTTAGCATTACCATTGATAGCCTTTATAAATTAAATACCGAAGCCCTAACCTACGGCTGTATCTTTATAGATGAAGCCTGCCAATACCTAACGCACTTATTACTGAGTAAAACTTGCAAGGAACATCGGGCGCTCATTCTGGAAACATTACATCATATCGTCTACAATGCCCCCCTGGTCATCATCGCTGACGCACATTTAGATGATGTCACTATCGACTTTTTCCGCGCCATGCGCCCCGAAGGTGAACAACCATATATTATTGAAAACCAATGGCAAAACGGCGATCGCACTATATATTGGTATGAAGGTGAGAACTCCAGTGCCTTGGTGGCCAAAATCAGCGCGGCGGTAATGACAGGGCAGAAAGTTATGGTAGTTTCTGACTCTAAGAGATTTATTAAGAAACTGGAAAAGTCTCTATTGACTTTACAAACTGTGGTAGAGTCCGATGCGAGTCCTGGGGTTGACATTAACCCGATATCTAATTCTCCACCACCTCAACGCCGAAGCAATTTACGAGTTTGGTCAATTCATTCTGATAATTCAGGCAGCGAGGAAAATGTAGCCTTCATCAAAGACATCACCAACGCCATCAAAAATATAGATGTATTACTTACATCTCCCAGCTTGGGGACTGGTGTTGACATCTCGCAATATCATTTTGATGCGGTGTTTGGTGTATTTCATGGCGTTTCACAGACAGCCACCGAATGCGCTCAACAGCTGTGGCGTTACCGTCCAAAAGTCCCGCTTCATGTTTGGGTAGCCCCTAAGCCTCCCTTTGGTTATCTCGACACCAACCCGACTAAGATTAAAGAACGGCTGCTGCAAACCAACGAGATTACCGCTTTTCTATTACGGATTGACCGAGAAACAGGCAAGCGTGGGGCTGAAAAGGATTGGGCGCTTGAAGCTTACTGTAAAATCAAATCTGCTCGTCACCAATCTATAAATAATCTGCGCTCTGACTTACGCGAATTGCTTAAGCAGATGGGCAATCAAATTGTAAGTGTGGGTGATGAGCTTGATGCCCCGGCTTGGGAACTGTTGAAGACGGCGGCTGATGCTCTCGACTCGGCTCATCATCAAGCCGTCGCTAGGGCAAATAATATTTCTAAAAGTGAGTACCGCGCTCGTCAAAGCAAGGATTACCTCTCACCCGAAGAAGTCTACGAGTGTGAGAAGTTCCGCATTCATGATTCCTACGGTATGGAAGTTACGCCAGAACTTGTTGAGCAAGATAACGGTGGTCGGTTGGTTGGAGCGATCGCATCCCTTGAGGCTATCCTTTCGCCACCTGATTCAACGATTGATGATAACGGTAAACAGTACCCCATCCCACCGGATTTTGTCACCAACAAAGATAGAGCCGAACGTGATAAACTGCCATTCTGCATGGACTGGGGAAATTATTCGGCGAGGTGGCTGGCACGTTTTAACCTGGGACTGCACCACATTCTGACTCGACTCGTTGCCTCTGAGGAGATTAAGGCGGACGATGCACATCTATTAAATATGTCGGCGATCGCTGTTGACTGCGCTGCTCATATCAAAGCCATCCTTGGCTTCACCATTCCCCCCAACTGTCAACCAATCTGGCTGTTGGGGATTTTATTGGATCAACTGGGACTGAAGCTGACTTATCGCAAGCAGGGGCCACGGGGTCAACAGGTGAAATTGTTCTCTTTATCTAAGAAAGAACTAGACTTTGCATTACAAGTTATTACCCATCGACAAGCCAAACGTGCGGAAAATCAAGCAAAATATGATATCCCTAGCAGTGAAGCTGTGGTATTCACCCCCCCCATAAATGGTATAGGAAATTCCCCTTATGAGCCGGGGGCGACTACCGCTCTTGAGCAGGGGAGCAGGGGAGCAGGGGAGGATTTACCGCCTGATAGAACCACCATACTTCACGGCGTGGAAATGCTGCGTTCTAGCATTTTCCTTGGGCTGGAAGCTGTCAAAGGCATTCTCCGGCGTTGGGGTGCTGACTTGCGTTGGCTTGTCGTGCTGGAGTTGGAGAAAGTCGCGGCGGTTGAATTGCGATCGCTCGAAGCGGCAGAACCTGAATTTTACTCTTTGCTAAGTGAGGATGTTTTGCCGATGGAATTTGGGCAAATCTAG
- a CDS encoding tyrosine-type recombinase/integrase, producing MRTPGAENCVQKMADVTNTAQIVELWKSSKLSPQTRRSYETDIRQFIGFVLGVNPKQVQLNDLDLRTVTMNDVMAFADYLETKEYETSTRARRIAALRSLLRFAHEVEWTKFNVAAQVPLPQPKDKLAERILSELEVMMMIAHAPKGRDRLVIQLLYYTGARVSEIASLTWRSVQLGHEGNGQVTLYGKGQKTRTVVIPKSVYQDLVVQRTSTLTDAPVFVSRKGGAIGERRIRKIVADAALSAQISGNVSPHWLRHSHATHSLERGAPIQLLQATLGHSSLEQTGRYTHVRPNDSTGLYLPK from the coding sequence ATGCGAACACCAGGGGCTGAAAACTGTGTACAGAAAATGGCAGATGTTACCAACACTGCCCAAATAGTCGAGCTGTGGAAAAGTAGCAAGCTATCGCCCCAAACCCGACGATCTTATGAGACAGATATCCGTCAGTTTATTGGTTTTGTGTTAGGTGTAAATCCAAAACAAGTACAACTCAATGATTTAGATTTGCGAACAGTCACCATGAATGACGTGATGGCGTTCGCTGATTATCTGGAAACTAAAGAATATGAAACGTCAACTCGTGCCAGAAGAATAGCAGCGCTCAGGAGTCTGCTGCGATTCGCCCATGAGGTGGAGTGGACAAAATTTAATGTCGCGGCGCAAGTGCCGTTACCCCAGCCGAAAGACAAGCTAGCCGAACGCATTCTCAGCGAATTAGAAGTGATGATGATGATTGCTCATGCCCCCAAAGGACGCGACCGACTGGTGATTCAACTGCTGTATTATACGGGTGCAAGGGTGAGTGAGATTGCGAGTTTAACTTGGCGTTCAGTGCAGCTTGGGCATGAGGGGAATGGGCAAGTGACACTTTACGGTAAAGGACAGAAGACCAGAACTGTAGTTATACCCAAAAGTGTTTATCAAGATTTAGTAGTACAAAGAACTAGCACCCTTACCGATGCACCAGTGTTTGTCAGTCGCAAAGGTGGGGCGATTGGTGAGCGGCGTATCCGCAAAATTGTTGCTGATGCGGCTCTTTCGGCACAGATTAGTGGTAATGTATCCCCGCACTGGCTGAGGCATTCTCACGCAACACACAGTTTAGAGCGGGGCGCACCCATACAACTGCTACAAGCTACTCTAGGGCATTCATCGCTAGAACAAACTGGACGCTACACTCATGTCCGGCCTAATGACAGCACGGGGCTTTACTTGCCAAAGTGA